Proteins encoded together in one Canis aureus isolate CA01 chromosome 21, VMU_Caureus_v.1.0, whole genome shotgun sequence window:
- the RIC8A gene encoding chaperone Ric-8A isoform X2 — MDPRVVADAVEAGEEDVIMEALRTYNRENSQSFTFDDAQQEDRKRLAELLVSVLEQGLPPPRRVTWLQSIRILSRDRSCLDPFTSRQSLQALACYAGIALEGSGPEPLDMDVVLESLKCLCNLVLSSPVAQVLAAEARLVVRLAERVGLYRKSSFPHDIQFFDLRLLFLLTALRTDVRQQLFQELRGVHLLTDALELTLGMSPDENPPELLPPQETERAMEILKVLFNITFDSIKREVDEEDAALYRHLGTILRHCVMVAAAGDRTEEFHGHTVNLLGNLPLKCLDVLLTLEPHKGSLEFLGANMDVIHVLLSFLEKRLHQTHRLKESVAPVLSVLTECARMHRPARKFLKAQVLPPLRDVRTRPEVGELLRNKLVRLMTHLDTDVKRVAAEFLFVLCSESVPRFIKYTGYGNAAGLLAARGLMAGGRPEGQYSEDEDTDTDEYKEAKARTVRVWSCCDSGNSALISTDEVASGVCQEDGGRG, encoded by the exons ATGGATCCCCGGGTGGTTGCGGATGCCGTGGAAGCGGGCGAGGAGGACGTGATCATGGAGGCTCTGCGCACGTACAACCGGGAG AACTCCCAGAGCTTCACGTTTGACGACGCCCAGCAGGAGGACCGGAAG AGGCTGGCGGAGCTGCTGGTCTCGGTCCTGGAGCAGGGCTTGCCACCCCCCCGCCGCGTCACCTGGCTGCAGAGCATCCGCATCCTGTCCAGGGACCGAAGCTGCCTGGACCCTTTCACCAGCCGCCAGAGCCTGCAGGCCCTTGCCTGCTATGCCGGCATCGCCTTGGAGGGGTCTGGCCCGGAGCCTCTGGACATGGACGTTGTCCTCGAGTCCCTGAAGTGCCTGTGCAACCTCGTGCTGAGCAGCCCGGTGGCACAGGTGCTGGCAGCAGAGGCCCGCCTGGTGGTGAGGCTCGCAGAGCGCGTGGGGCTGTATCGCAAGAGTAGCTTTCCACACGACATCCAGTTCTTTGATCTGCGCCTCCTCTTCTTGCTCACGGCACTTCGCACTGACGTTAGGCAGCAGCTGTTTCAGGAATTGCGGGGAGTGCACCTGCTGACTGATGCGCTGGAGCTGACCCTGGGAATGAGCCCTGACGAGAACCCCCCGGAGCTTCTTCCTCCCCAGGAGACCGAGCGGGCCATGGAGATCCTCAAAGTGCTCTTCAATATCACCTTCGACTCCATCAAGAGGGAGGTAGATGAG GAAGATGCGGCCCTTTATCGGCACCTGGGGACCATTCTGCGGCACTGTGTGATGGTCGCTGCTGCTGGAGACCGCACAGAGGAGTTCCACGG CCACACAGTGAATCTCCTGGGGAACTTGCCCCTCAAGTGTCTGGACGTCCTCCTTACCCTGGAGCCACACAAAGGCTCCCTGGAGTTCCTGGGAGCGAACATGGATGTGATTCACGTCCTTCTCAGCTTCCTGGAGAAGCGTCTGCACCAG ACGCACCGGCTGAAAGAGAGTGTGGCCCCCGTGCTGAGCGTGCTGACGGAGTGTGCTCGCATGCACCGCCCGGCCAGGAAGTTCCTGAAGGCCCAG GTGCTGCCCCCACTGCGGGACGTGAGGACTCGGCCTGAGGTCGGAGAGCTGTTGCGGAACAAGCTTGTTCGCCTCATGACGCACCTGGACACTGACGTGAAGCGAGTGGCCGCggagtttctgtttgtcctgtgCTCTGAGAGTG TGCCCCGATTCATCAAGTACACTGGCTACGGAAATGCTGCCGGCCTCCTGGCTGCCAGGGGCCTCATGGCAGGCGGCCGGCCTGAGGGCCAGTATTCGGAGGACGAGGACACGGACACAGATGAGTACAAGGAAGCCAAGGCCAG GACTGTGAGGGTCTGGTCCTGCTGCGACTCTGGGAACTCAGCCTTGATTTCTACTGATGAAGTGGCCTCGGGTGTATGCCAAGAGGATGGGGGCAGAGGCTGA
- the BET1L gene encoding BET1-like protein, giving the protein MADWARAQSPAAVEEILDRENKRMADSLASKVTRLKSLALDIDRDAEDQNRYLDSMDSDFTSMTGLLTGSVKRFSTMARSGRDNRKLLCGMALGLIVVFFILSYLLSRART; this is encoded by the exons ATGGCGGACTGGGCGCGGG CCCAGAGCCCCGCGGCCGTGGAGGAGATTCTAGACCGGGAGAACAAGCGGATGGCCGACAGCTTGGCCTCCAAGGTCACCAGGCTCAAGTCG CTGGCCCTGGACATCGACAGGGACGCAGAAGACCAGAACCGGTACCTGGACAGCATG GACTCGGATTTCACTAGCATGACAGGCCTGCTCACGGGGAGCGTGAAGCGCTTTTCCACCATGGCGAGGTCCGGGCGAGACAACCGGAAGCTTCTGTGTGGCATGGCCCTGGGCCTGATCGTGGTCTTCTTCATCCTCTCCTACCTTCTGTCAAGGGCAAGGACGTGA
- the RIC8A gene encoding chaperone Ric-8A isoform X1 codes for MDPRVVADAVEAGEEDVIMEALRTYNRENSQSFTFDDAQQEDRKRLAELLVSVLEQGLPPPRRVTWLQSIRILSRDRSCLDPFTSRQSLQALACYAGIALEGSGPEPLDMDVVLESLKCLCNLVLSSPVAQVLAAEARLVVRLAERVGLYRKSSFPHDIQFFDLRLLFLLTALRTDVRQQLFQELRGVHLLTDALELTLGMSPDENPPELLPPQETERAMEILKVLFNITFDSIKREVDEEDAALYRHLGTILRHCVMVAAAGDRTEEFHGHTVNLLGNLPLKCLDVLLTLEPHKGSLEFLGANMDVIHVLLSFLEKRLHQTHRLKESVAPVLSVLTECARMHRPARKFLKAQVLPPLRDVRTRPEVGELLRNKLVRLMTHLDTDVKRVAAEFLFVLCSESVPRFIKYTGYGNAAGLLAARGLMAGGRPEGQYSEDEDTDTDEYKEAKASINPVTGRVEEKPPNPMEGMTEEQKEHEAMKLVNMFDKLSRHRVIQPMGMSPRGQLTSLQDAICETMEGQLSSEPDSDPD; via the exons ATGGATCCCCGGGTGGTTGCGGATGCCGTGGAAGCGGGCGAGGAGGACGTGATCATGGAGGCTCTGCGCACGTACAACCGGGAG AACTCCCAGAGCTTCACGTTTGACGACGCCCAGCAGGAGGACCGGAAG AGGCTGGCGGAGCTGCTGGTCTCGGTCCTGGAGCAGGGCTTGCCACCCCCCCGCCGCGTCACCTGGCTGCAGAGCATCCGCATCCTGTCCAGGGACCGAAGCTGCCTGGACCCTTTCACCAGCCGCCAGAGCCTGCAGGCCCTTGCCTGCTATGCCGGCATCGCCTTGGAGGGGTCTGGCCCGGAGCCTCTGGACATGGACGTTGTCCTCGAGTCCCTGAAGTGCCTGTGCAACCTCGTGCTGAGCAGCCCGGTGGCACAGGTGCTGGCAGCAGAGGCCCGCCTGGTGGTGAGGCTCGCAGAGCGCGTGGGGCTGTATCGCAAGAGTAGCTTTCCACACGACATCCAGTTCTTTGATCTGCGCCTCCTCTTCTTGCTCACGGCACTTCGCACTGACGTTAGGCAGCAGCTGTTTCAGGAATTGCGGGGAGTGCACCTGCTGACTGATGCGCTGGAGCTGACCCTGGGAATGAGCCCTGACGAGAACCCCCCGGAGCTTCTTCCTCCCCAGGAGACCGAGCGGGCCATGGAGATCCTCAAAGTGCTCTTCAATATCACCTTCGACTCCATCAAGAGGGAGGTAGATGAG GAAGATGCGGCCCTTTATCGGCACCTGGGGACCATTCTGCGGCACTGTGTGATGGTCGCTGCTGCTGGAGACCGCACAGAGGAGTTCCACGG CCACACAGTGAATCTCCTGGGGAACTTGCCCCTCAAGTGTCTGGACGTCCTCCTTACCCTGGAGCCACACAAAGGCTCCCTGGAGTTCCTGGGAGCGAACATGGATGTGATTCACGTCCTTCTCAGCTTCCTGGAGAAGCGTCTGCACCAG ACGCACCGGCTGAAAGAGAGTGTGGCCCCCGTGCTGAGCGTGCTGACGGAGTGTGCTCGCATGCACCGCCCGGCCAGGAAGTTCCTGAAGGCCCAG GTGCTGCCCCCACTGCGGGACGTGAGGACTCGGCCTGAGGTCGGAGAGCTGTTGCGGAACAAGCTTGTTCGCCTCATGACGCACCTGGACACTGACGTGAAGCGAGTGGCCGCggagtttctgtttgtcctgtgCTCTGAGAGTG TGCCCCGATTCATCAAGTACACTGGCTACGGAAATGCTGCCGGCCTCCTGGCTGCCAGGGGCCTCATGGCAGGCGGCCGGCCTGAGGGCCAGTATTCGGAGGACGAGGACACGGACACAGATGAGTACAAGGAAGCCAAGGCCAG CATAAACCCGGTGACCGGGAGGGTGGAGGAAAAGCCGCCCAACCCCATGGAGGGCATGAcggaggagcagaaggagcacGAGGCCATGAAGCTGGTGAACATGTTTGACAAGCTCTCCAG GCACAGAGTCATCCAGCCCATGGGGATGAGTCCCCGGGGTCAGCTGACGTCTCTGCAGGATGCTATCTGTGAGACCATGGAAGGGCAGCTCTCCTCGGAACCTGACTCAGACCCCGACTGA
- the SIRT3 gene encoding NAD-dependent protein deacetylase sirtuin-3, mitochondrial isoform X10, with protein MDKIPRCPVCTGVLKPDIVFFGETLPQRFLLHVLDFPMADLLLILGTSLEVEPFASLSEAVRSSVPRLLINRDVVGPFAWCPRSRDVVQLGDVVHSVERLVELLGWREELQDLIQQETEKLDGRDG; from the exons ATGGACAAGATCCCCCGCTGCCCAGTGTGCACTGGCGTTTTGAAGCCTGACATCGTGTTCTTTGGGGAGACACTGCCTCAGAGGTTCCTGCTGCATGTACTTGATTTCCCAATGGCAGATCTGCTGCTCATCCTCGGGACCTCCCTGGAG GTAGAACCTTTCGCCAGCTTGTCTGAGGCTGTGCGGAGCTCAGTGCCCCGACTGCTCATCAACCGGGACGTGGTGGGGCCCTTTGCCTGGTGTCCTCGCAGCAGGGATGTGGTCCAGCTGGGGGATGTGGTTCACAGCGTGGAAAGGCTGGTGGAGCTTCTGGGCTGGAGAGAAGAGCTGCAGGACCTCATCCAGCAGGAAACCGAAAAG CTCGATGGACGGGACGGATAG